One Bufo gargarizans isolate SCDJY-AF-19 chromosome 4, ASM1485885v1, whole genome shotgun sequence DNA window includes the following coding sequences:
- the PAQR9 gene encoding membrane progestin receptor epsilon: protein MPPQTFARDTSPLLRWDEVPDDFVECFILSGYRRLHLTAQECLASIFQPTNETLNFWTHFIPLVLFASRFYQVIFLAGELPWHHPALLPLWCYASGVLLTFAMSCTAHVFSCRSLRLRAAFFFLDYASISYYGFASTLAYCYYLLPRLSLLDPAVMTPYLQSLGWHWLDYGMLMGLYSELVLPVAFLLAVTCTVACCRSRSEDCTYPFAIRTFVFVMPLSMACPVMIESLLFDLGRKNPILFVHFYRRYFWLLVAAFFNVSKIPERIQPGLFDIIGHSHQLFHIFTFLSIYDQMQYVEQGLEHFLKAPHTSPTIYGTLGYLVLLIFCLGMVVRTYLKGLSSSKQD from the coding sequence ATGCCCCCGCAGACCTTCGCCCGCGACACGTCCCCCCTCCTCCGCTGGGACGAGGTGCCCGATGACTTCGTGGAGTGCTTCATCCTGTCCGGGTACCGGCGGCTGCACCTGACCGCCCAGGAGTGCCTGGCATCCATCTTCCAGCCCACCAACGAGACCCTGAACTTCTGGACGCACTTCATCCCGCTGGTGCTGTTCGCCAGCCGCTTCTACCAGGTGATCTTCCTGGCCGGAGAGCTGCCCTGGCACCACCCTGCGCTGCTGCCGCTCTGGTGCTATGCCTCGGGGGTGCTGCTGACATTTGCCATGAGCTGCACTGCCCATGTGTTCAGCTGCCGCTCCCTGCGCCTGCGTGCCGCCTTCTTCTTCTTGGACTATGCCTCCATCAGCTACTACGGCTTCGCCAGCACCTTGGCTTACTGCTACTACCTGCTGCCCAGGCTGAGCCTGCTGGACCCGGCGGTGATGACCCCGTACCTGCAGAGCCTGGGCTGGCACTGGCTGGACTATGGCATGCTGATGGGGCTGTACAGCGAGCTGGTGCTGCCAGTAGCCTTCCTGCTGGCGGTGACCTGCACTGTGGCCTGCTGCAGGAGCAGATCCGAGGATTGCACCTACCCCTTTGCCATCCGCACGTTTGTCTTCGTCATGCCTCTCAGCATGGCATGCCCGGTGATGATCGAGAGCCTGCTCTTTGACCTGGGCAGGAAGAACCCCATTCTCTTCGTGCACTTCTACAGAAGGTACTTCTGGCTGCTGGTGGCTGCCTTCTTCAATGTCAGCAAGATCCCCGAGAGGATCCAGCCAGGGCTTTTTGACATCATCGGCCACAGTCACCAGCTCTTCCACATCTTCACCTTCCTCAGTATTTATGACCAGATGCAATATGTGGAGCAGGGGCTGGAACATTTCCTGAAGGCTCCTCACACCTCACCCACCATCTACGGGACATTAGGGTACCTGGTGCTGCTCATCTTCTGCCTGGGCATGGTAGTAAGAACCTATCTGAAGGGACTGTCCAGCAGTAAGCAGGACTAA